The following are from one region of the Vibrio hyugaensis genome:
- a CDS encoding glycosyltransferase family 2 protein produces the protein MSDLLWTASFVLSALLIVYHHVGYPLVLSWLSARRRKSKASPKRSERNYKASKSDCTLPTMTVIVPAYNEEQWIAEKIRNLASLDYPRDKLTVVIACDGCSDNTADIAQDTIQEAICADTLFIIHDHQINRGKVALLNAEMESVISDITALSDVSALVSCDSLLLASQHYQNENVGVVNATYQIMTTQNQGEAAYWHYQSQVKYKESLIGSTIGSHGAFYTFRTALFTPLEPEIINDDFILPMRIVLQGYASIYEPKMLAIELEESSDESDFKRRLRISAGNMQQFLKLKKLLLPRYRGTAFAFLSGKVLRLATPYLMIICLVSSLLLDHYPAFQFLMLGQLAVYLVALITYFVPVFNIFKPFKLISYMVVGHIANFAGGLRYLLGMKNGRWKRINQ, from the coding sequence ATGAGTGATTTACTTTGGACAGCTAGTTTTGTTTTGTCTGCGCTACTGATTGTTTACCACCATGTTGGCTACCCTTTGGTACTCAGCTGGCTCTCTGCACGTAGGCGAAAAAGTAAAGCATCGCCGAAACGCAGCGAACGTAACTACAAAGCTTCAAAAAGCGACTGTACTTTGCCAACCATGACGGTGATTGTTCCCGCTTACAACGAAGAACAATGGATAGCAGAGAAAATTCGCAACCTTGCGAGTTTAGATTATCCGAGAGACAAACTTACCGTGGTTATTGCTTGCGATGGGTGCTCTGATAACACCGCAGATATCGCACAAGACACCATTCAGGAAGCCATTTGTGCTGATACCTTATTCATCATCCACGATCATCAAATCAATCGAGGTAAGGTCGCACTTCTTAATGCAGAAATGGAAAGCGTCATTTCAGACATCACGGCTTTAAGTGACGTTTCCGCTTTGGTGTCTTGTGATTCATTGTTACTAGCCAGCCAACACTATCAAAATGAGAACGTCGGTGTCGTTAATGCGACCTACCAAATCATGACCACGCAAAACCAAGGTGAAGCGGCTTATTGGCACTATCAATCTCAAGTGAAGTACAAAGAGTCGTTGATTGGCTCAACGATTGGCTCTCACGGTGCTTTTTATACCTTTAGAACCGCGTTGTTCACACCTTTAGAGCCAGAAATCATCAACGACGACTTCATCTTACCGATGCGCATCGTGCTCCAAGGTTATGCTTCTATCTACGAACCCAAGATGCTCGCCATCGAGCTAGAAGAAAGCTCAGACGAATCAGACTTCAAACGCCGTCTGCGCATTTCTGCCGGTAATATGCAGCAATTCTTAAAGCTGAAAAAACTGCTTCTCCCTCGTTATCGTGGCACCGCATTTGCATTTCTATCAGGAAAGGTACTGCGTCTCGCGACACCTTACCTGATGATCATATGCTTGGTGAGTTCATTGCTGCTTGATCACTATCCAGCATTTCAGTTTTTAATGCTTGGACAGTTAGCCGTCTATCTGGTGGCACTGATCACCTACTTTGTTCCGGTATTCAATATATTCAAACCGTTCAAGTTAATCAGTTACATGGTCGTAGGACACATCGCTAATTTTGCAGGTGGATTACGTTACCTACTAGGTATGAAAAATGGGCGTTGGAAGCGCATTAATCAATAA
- a CDS encoding sugar transferase yields the protein MKTSRYDSNIHLAKRTFDVLISLLILIVTAPIMPLIALAIVIDSKGPIIYRQLRVGRCTPEKMDLFEIMKFRTMYVDAEQRSGAVWASANDPRITPVGRFLRKTRLDELPQLFNVLKGEMSLIGPRPERPAFYQKLEDEIPFFVERTYGVLPGITGLAQVNQGYDSCIEDVRRKVGFDHSYALSLSSFYSWISMDIAIMSKTLIVMIDGRGQ from the coding sequence ATGAAGACATCACGCTACGACTCAAACATTCATCTAGCAAAGCGAACTTTCGATGTTCTCATCTCGCTATTGATCTTAATCGTGACCGCGCCAATCATGCCTTTGATTGCTTTAGCGATTGTCATTGATTCAAAAGGCCCTATTATTTATCGCCAACTACGCGTGGGGCGTTGTACCCCGGAAAAAATGGATTTATTCGAAATTATGAAGTTTCGCACCATGTATGTTGATGCCGAGCAACGCTCTGGTGCGGTATGGGCTTCTGCAAATGATCCACGTATTACGCCGGTTGGCCGCTTCTTACGTAAAACACGATTGGACGAATTACCACAGTTATTTAATGTATTGAAAGGTGAAATGTCTCTGATTGGTCCTCGTCCTGAACGCCCTGCTTTTTACCAAAAACTGGAAGATGAAATCCCCTTCTTTGTCGAACGCACCTACGGCGTATTGCCTGGGATTACGGGGTTGGCTCAGGTGAATCAAGGATATGATTCGTGCATTGAAGATGTGAGACGCAAAGTTGGTTTTGACCACAGTTACGCACTCAGCCTGAGTTCTTTCTACTCTTGGATTTCAATGGATATCGCCATCATGAGCAAAACGCTGATTGTGATGATCGATGGCCGAGGTCAATAA
- a CDS encoding ATP-binding protein: protein MSNAKLLLIRGLPGSGKTTLAKQLSKQLKAKHFEADMYFENENGEYVFDGTKLAQAHEWCFQQTRKWLSKGKTVIVSNTFVRQWEMKRYVKYCEKKGIEVEVQVCCGEFSSVHDVPPATIENMRRQWQE from the coding sequence ATGTCCAACGCTAAACTCCTTCTTATTCGCGGCTTACCGGGTTCCGGTAAAACAACACTAGCAAAGCAATTGTCCAAACAGCTCAAAGCAAAACATTTTGAAGCTGACATGTATTTTGAGAATGAAAATGGCGAATATGTTTTTGACGGTACGAAGTTGGCACAAGCGCATGAGTGGTGCTTTCAACAAACTCGCAAATGGTTGAGTAAGGGAAAGACGGTGATTGTGAGTAATACGTTTGTACGTCAATGGGAAATGAAACGTTACGTCAAGTATTGTGAGAAAAAGGGCATTGAAGTGGAAGTGCAGGTCTGTTGCGGAGAGTTTTCAAGTGTTCATGATGTGCCACCAGCAACGATTGAAAACATGCGTCGCCAGTGGCAAGAGTAA
- a CDS encoding SslE/AcfD family lipoprotein zinc metalloprotease has translation MKRSLLSILVASLLFGCGGDENKHSTNTTPPTVEPELPPDQPDICVTTYQGKLFINGKQVTGDIQCDGQDISESAYFTYAAPEGRFSCQFGGITLGEFNYQIPEQTRNGSQPSELTQAYDLKDVLGAHTSNAANLLNKISTCPTQESQLCLDELNSYDILDLYQSDDQAAIDEFLNPSVVNEGEQPSAHVDPELQPEVTQGASNNLTGSFVSANAEATYEYKPSAANKPLTKSRLTDSQGNALAGIEFFSQSARGITDANGEFEYLWGENLIFGIDTFTLGQVKGNKVNYFLEDLSDNALVKQNLTSFVQRYGQHSGSQIEISDNVRQVFAQYPNVINELINLSLPNGAIIEGTNFATPNEFEAQFSQGLTQIIDAQLKQPTPLSTYAAPMQRIVRATGNNYVTQSLQQIYAGVDAIHIFHDNHGWGGSGYARAMRNFNLTNEAFPVLMPRNDNSYWLPFDQEAAWTRGSGKDQKAYIVDATTIDESSSVVMQRPEVISKKTATFNLPSMAAGMIGSGKVVFLGNAMYTSIFSCPENYWAGADLGIDAAEQSCRYTTPHNAEAQETDSRNDHGSMQVMFGNLIDWLAPNASQESVAIATNIAKGHAFRWDRKEGQIYDFFVNPSYQLGEMERLTSGQFDSLDAKSTPLLLLQSYEIKTDGYDTKSVVSDINQPKLDADDVTALIEYVNNGGSIIFFDALEESNPEPIARLADAAGVSVGGANVAKTFQSLCSDSYWCHSTSGPNVPNLHTVAEYDLVVYERYDDTSKIVINDDGSVTWPGNIDMPTLEIPLYKVSIDGQEHQRYAFHIVKTEQEKQAAIAELQNEFVGVPMCKDDYQYEVNCIEVREGHGIPSRGNHHRPDFTRYEMSPEVVDSMVKAANLGANIDRLLSHELYYRSKGEIGERLSQAELTSTYDNLSVWLWNDEQYEFNPAMQDELGFERAVEMLNCYTKDTHAGGNHCGDETQSQLAKWSMITDSGELNPSYPLNWMEKPLTRMMLGRSYWDVDIRVDTNAYPGRPSEASSTASVNIHTDNKTVVGTAGNMQSTGLWAPQLEEVTITGGVKAAISVALVDDLTGRANHELSLKRPPRVQKTYQYDGDSLTFKVPYGGLIYVQPLEVDSRDVVTFNFNGVLRASWWKDGRWVNPINTDVPLAEIDTGHFIYTTPVNNVLDADITQFADEMNAFANHASDFYGRDQKVDEGSHRRFTYDALLANRHRFVNDVQISIGAAHSGYPVQSNSYRPTWTVMPTNPTNDWLLWHEVGHNLASAPFMMAGSTEVTNNILALYMQEQRETKPYMDRIASDLSKSPTWVDRFEGHAWSEADVGMRLAMFGQLKLWAEEHFDINNWYENNAEKPSIFGEDQGWNFFKLAHRKARGDNTGDQGINYCSAQSSHLNQGDLMMACTSYLTGYDLSDYFRTWNPSETKANLPDGTVDYSGGLTSDGYNAVSSMRLPKPDKSPSDYLLVK, from the coding sequence TTGAAAAGAAGTCTTCTTTCAATCCTTGTCGCGTCGCTGCTGTTTGGCTGCGGAGGCGATGAAAACAAGCACTCAACAAACACCACACCACCTACTGTTGAACCCGAATTACCGCCTGATCAACCAGATATTTGCGTGACAACCTACCAAGGTAAGCTGTTTATCAATGGCAAACAGGTGACGGGCGATATTCAGTGTGACGGTCAAGACATCAGCGAATCTGCTTACTTCACTTATGCAGCACCTGAAGGTCGCTTTAGCTGTCAATTTGGTGGCATTACACTCGGTGAATTTAATTACCAGATTCCGGAGCAAACACGTAACGGCTCTCAACCGTCAGAATTAACCCAAGCGTATGATTTGAAAGACGTGCTTGGCGCACATACAAGTAATGCCGCAAACCTGCTGAATAAAATTTCGACTTGTCCGACTCAAGAATCACAACTGTGCTTGGATGAACTCAACAGTTACGACATTCTAGACCTTTACCAAAGTGACGACCAAGCGGCGATTGATGAGTTCCTAAACCCAAGTGTTGTAAATGAGGGCGAACAACCTAGCGCACACGTCGACCCAGAGTTGCAGCCAGAAGTTACGCAAGGTGCAAGTAATAACCTAACTGGTTCATTTGTTTCTGCAAACGCGGAAGCAACCTATGAGTACAAGCCAAGTGCAGCAAACAAGCCACTCACCAAAAGCCGATTGACCGATTCCCAAGGAAATGCACTTGCAGGTATCGAGTTCTTTAGCCAGTCGGCACGTGGTATTACTGATGCAAATGGTGAGTTTGAATACCTTTGGGGCGAAAACCTGATCTTTGGTATCGATACGTTTACACTAGGTCAAGTTAAAGGTAACAAGGTCAACTATTTTCTTGAAGACCTGAGTGACAATGCATTAGTAAAGCAAAACTTAACATCGTTTGTGCAGCGCTACGGTCAACACTCGGGCAGTCAAATCGAAATTAGCGACAACGTTCGTCAGGTATTCGCCCAATACCCAAACGTAATCAACGAGCTGATCAATTTGAGCTTACCTAACGGTGCAATCATTGAAGGGACTAACTTTGCGACGCCAAATGAGTTTGAAGCACAGTTCAGCCAAGGCTTAACGCAAATCATTGATGCTCAGTTAAAACAACCTACACCGTTATCAACATACGCCGCGCCAATGCAGCGTATTGTGCGTGCAACTGGCAACAACTATGTGACGCAATCTCTGCAACAGATCTATGCGGGGGTTGATGCAATACATATCTTCCATGATAACCACGGTTGGGGCGGTTCAGGCTATGCACGTGCAATGCGCAACTTCAATCTAACGAATGAAGCCTTCCCTGTTTTAATGCCACGCAATGACAACAGCTACTGGTTGCCGTTTGATCAAGAAGCTGCATGGACTCGTGGATCAGGCAAAGATCAAAAAGCCTATATTGTTGACGCCACCACGATCGATGAGAGCTCAAGCGTTGTTATGCAGCGACCAGAAGTTATCTCTAAGAAAACGGCAACGTTTAACTTACCATCGATGGCCGCAGGTATGATTGGCTCTGGCAAAGTGGTGTTCTTAGGTAACGCGATGTACACCTCGATCTTCTCTTGCCCCGAAAACTACTGGGCTGGCGCGGATCTCGGTATTGATGCAGCAGAGCAATCTTGTCGCTATACCACGCCACACAATGCAGAAGCGCAAGAGACCGATAGCCGAAACGATCACGGCAGCATGCAAGTCATGTTCGGCAACCTCATTGATTGGTTAGCCCCGAATGCCTCGCAAGAGTCTGTGGCAATTGCTACCAACATCGCAAAGGGTCACGCCTTCCGTTGGGATCGCAAAGAAGGCCAAATCTACGACTTTTTTGTTAACCCGAGTTACCAACTGGGAGAAATGGAGCGTTTGACCAGTGGCCAATTTGATTCTCTCGATGCTAAATCTACGCCATTGTTGCTGCTTCAGTCCTACGAAATCAAAACTGACGGGTATGATACTAAATCTGTCGTGTCTGATATTAACCAACCTAAATTGGACGCAGATGACGTCACGGCATTGATTGAGTACGTGAATAACGGCGGCAGCATTATCTTCTTTGATGCGTTAGAAGAAAGTAACCCGGAGCCAATTGCACGTCTAGCAGACGCCGCTGGTGTCTCCGTGGGCGGAGCGAACGTAGCCAAAACGTTCCAGTCATTGTGTAGCGACAGTTATTGGTGTCACAGTACATCAGGCCCGAACGTCCCTAACCTACATACCGTAGCAGAATACGATTTGGTGGTTTATGAACGTTATGACGACACAAGCAAAATCGTCATTAACGACGACGGCAGTGTGACTTGGCCGGGTAACATCGATATGCCAACTCTGGAAATTCCGTTGTATAAAGTCTCAATTGATGGACAAGAACATCAACGCTACGCTTTCCACATCGTGAAAACAGAGCAAGAAAAGCAAGCTGCGATAGCCGAACTACAAAACGAGTTCGTCGGTGTACCAATGTGTAAAGACGACTATCAATACGAAGTAAACTGTATTGAAGTCCGTGAAGGTCATGGTATTCCAAGCCGAGGCAATCATCACCGTCCTGACTTTACTCGTTATGAAATGAGCCCAGAAGTCGTCGACAGTATGGTAAAAGCGGCAAACTTGGGTGCGAATATCGACCGCTTACTCTCGCATGAGCTTTACTACCGCAGTAAAGGCGAAATCGGTGAACGCTTATCTCAGGCCGAGCTAACTTCAACGTATGACAATCTGTCCGTTTGGTTGTGGAATGATGAGCAATACGAATTCAATCCAGCGATGCAAGACGAGCTTGGTTTTGAACGTGCAGTAGAGATGCTCAACTGTTACACCAAGGATACTCACGCAGGCGGCAATCATTGTGGTGATGAAACACAATCGCAATTAGCCAAATGGTCGATGATCACCGATTCTGGCGAACTTAACCCGTCTTATCCACTTAACTGGATGGAAAAGCCGTTAACTCGTATGATGCTCGGTCGCTCTTACTGGGACGTCGATATCCGTGTTGACACCAATGCCTACCCTGGTCGCCCTAGCGAAGCAAGCTCCACCGCAAGTGTGAACATTCATACTGACAACAAGACGGTTGTTGGCACAGCAGGCAACATGCAATCTACGGGGTTATGGGCTCCTCAGCTTGAGGAAGTCACCATTACGGGCGGTGTAAAAGCAGCGATCAGCGTTGCTCTAGTCGATGACTTAACAGGACGTGCAAACCATGAACTGAGTTTGAAACGTCCACCACGTGTTCAAAAGACGTACCAATACGACGGCGACTCACTCACGTTTAAAGTCCCTTACGGTGGCTTGATTTATGTTCAACCTTTGGAAGTGGATTCACGTGACGTTGTGACGTTCAATTTCAATGGTGTACTTCGTGCCTCTTGGTGGAAAGACGGCAGATGGGTCAACCCTATCAATACTGACGTCCCTCTTGCCGAAATCGACACTGGCCACTTCATCTATACGACGCCTGTAAATAACGTACTTGACGCTGATATCACTCAGTTTGCTGATGAGATGAATGCATTCGCAAATCACGCGAGCGATTTTTATGGCCGTGATCAAAAGGTCGATGAAGGATCACACCGTCGATTCACTTACGATGCGCTGCTAGCAAACCGCCATCGCTTTGTGAATGACGTACAAATCTCGATTGGTGCTGCTCATTCTGGCTATCCCGTACAAAGCAACAGCTATCGTCCAACTTGGACAGTCATGCCAACCAATCCTACCAATGATTGGCTACTATGGCACGAAGTCGGACATAACTTAGCATCCGCACCATTCATGATGGCAGGTTCAACCGAGGTGACAAACAACATTCTTGCTCTTTACATGCAGGAACAGCGTGAGACAAAACCTTACATGGACCGAATCGCCAGTGACCTTTCTAAGTCACCTACATGGGTTGACCGCTTTGAGGGTCATGCATGGAGCGAAGCGGATGTGGGTATGCGCCTTGCGATGTTTGGTCAGTTAAAACTGTGGGCTGAAGAACATTTCGATATCAATAACTGGTATGAAAACAACGCTGAAAAACCAAGTATTTTTGGTGAAGACCAAGGTTGGAACTTCTTCAAATTGGCACATCGCAAAGCACGCGGTGACAATACTGGTGATCAAGGCATTAACTACTGTTCTGCACAAAGCAGCCACCTAAACCAGGGTGACTTGATGATGGCGTGTACCTCATACCTAACGGGATATGACTTAAGCGACTACTTCCGTACTTGGAACCCATCAGAAACCAAAGCTAACTTGCCAGATGGTACGGTTGATTACTCTGGCGGTTTAACATCAGATGGTTACAACGCAGTGTCCTCGATGAGACTACCAAAACCAGATAAGTCCCCTTCTGATTACTTGTTGGTTAAATAG
- a CDS encoding DNA alkylation repair protein, whose product MCIATRLTQQLSGIGYPEKRVRTGLVRTISANGFRSLESKVPDDVFEQCEILLSKRDWALSLIAFDWAFRLKKYYDKETYSRFESWLHQYITDWNDCDDFCTHALGALIAQDNSLFERTLKWTKSDNFAVRRAAAVSLIYPINKGMYGGTEPFKVANRLLEDEHDLVQKGYGWMLKVLAQKEPNSVIEYLKCNHSRMPRTAFRYAIEKLDKQTKQRLMAL is encoded by the coding sequence ATGTGTATAGCAACAAGATTGACACAACAATTGAGCGGCATTGGTTATCCAGAAAAACGTGTTCGTACAGGTTTGGTTCGTACTATTTCTGCAAACGGCTTTCGCTCGTTGGAAAGTAAGGTTCCAGATGATGTATTTGAGCAATGCGAAATCTTGTTGTCAAAACGAGACTGGGCGTTGAGTTTAATTGCTTTTGATTGGGCTTTTCGACTGAAAAAATATTATGACAAAGAAACGTACTCTCGATTCGAATCATGGCTCCACCAGTACATTACCGATTGGAACGACTGCGATGATTTCTGCACACATGCTTTAGGTGCTTTGATAGCTCAAGATAATAGTTTGTTTGAACGAACGTTGAAGTGGACCAAAAGCGATAATTTTGCAGTGAGAAGAGCAGCAGCGGTCTCGCTTATTTATCCTATTAATAAAGGGATGTATGGCGGGACTGAGCCGTTTAAAGTGGCGAACCGCTTATTAGAAGATGAGCACGACTTAGTTCAGAAAGGCTACGGATGGATGCTTAAAGTATTGGCACAGAAAGAGCCAAACAGCGTGATTGAGTATTTAAAGTGTAATCACAGTAGAATGCCAAGAACGGCCTTTCGGTATGCAATTGAAAAACTCGACAAGCAAACCAAGCAACGCCTGATGGCGCTTTAA
- a CDS encoding DUF6434 domain-containing protein, with translation MSNVDWHKNTIEDSTLITATYKNTQNVRRYFKAKCGEDFKFDRDFMQWMQDSEGLTMRDAAQEWLQRQEQK, from the coding sequence ATGAGCAATGTGGATTGGCATAAAAATACTATTGAAGACAGTACGTTAATTACTGCGACCTATAAGAATACACAGAATGTACGTCGTTACTTTAAAGCTAAGTGTGGCGAAGATTTCAAATTCGATCGTGACTTTATGCAGTGGATGCAAGATTCTGAAGGGCTGACCATGAGAGACGCGGCTCAAGAGTGGTTGCAACGCCAAGAGCAGAAATAG
- a CDS encoding sensor domain-containing diguanylate cyclase, producing the protein MNVSRSLQNVTLRYTVPIVFMALFTNFTYWAYQQVDEAKSLARYHVKSAEVNLGTIVNGYRDLLRAMSHDEHFTESQLSLKERATRAVPYQEAFELAGIGFSDGVGNMVSTHNNKVHSIAHRDYFHQVIRTQKTVMTDVLTDISNGNIVYVLCRPMFDILGDLQGTISASIHFSEIQHALKTDSENEIYSVLLDDELNVISHSKDTQYVGVNLFNYGYEKLFDRKTNLHALSHSSSGGFFTYSSPFDLSYIEFRKVEGTPWILLSKAKFSSLLSEGTTMFGVNVLLIIAIYLVITRLMGKQVVGLTQPLDRFLEESQVVLNDSSMELKEHFELVLQASRNGVFCSRSGLLTREYFLRGAEKSLALSNNPKACIFFDMDDLKYINDTYGHLAGDKVIALFVAVLRETFNHKRDIIGRFGGDEFVVLTQEYENRRDLERKLEQFLNKLQTTVERLDLNIDLSASIGVVLTDRASRDIETLLHCSDMAVYRSKQLGKGRYTFYHPSMVEIPIFS; encoded by the coding sequence ATGAATGTATCTCGAAGTCTTCAAAACGTAACACTCCGTTACACTGTCCCAATCGTCTTTATGGCCTTATTTACTAACTTTACCTATTGGGCCTATCAACAGGTTGATGAAGCCAAGAGCCTTGCTCGTTATCATGTGAAGTCTGCTGAAGTGAACCTTGGAACCATTGTTAATGGGTATCGCGATTTGCTACGAGCCATGAGTCATGACGAGCATTTCACCGAATCTCAACTCTCACTCAAAGAACGGGCCACTCGTGCCGTGCCATATCAAGAAGCTTTTGAACTGGCAGGCATTGGATTTAGTGATGGCGTTGGGAACATGGTAAGTACCCATAACAACAAAGTGCATTCTATCGCGCATCGAGATTACTTCCACCAAGTGATTCGAACGCAAAAGACCGTCATGACCGATGTTCTGACTGACATCAGTAATGGTAATATCGTCTATGTATTATGTCGTCCAATGTTCGATATCTTAGGGGATTTGCAAGGCACCATATCAGCGTCGATTCACTTTAGTGAGATACAACACGCGCTAAAAACAGACAGTGAGAATGAGATTTACAGCGTCCTACTGGATGACGAACTGAATGTCATCAGCCACTCTAAAGACACGCAGTATGTAGGCGTGAATCTGTTTAACTATGGATATGAAAAGCTCTTTGACCGTAAAACCAATCTACATGCTTTGTCTCATTCCTCATCTGGAGGCTTCTTTACTTATTCTTCACCATTTGACCTGTCATACATTGAGTTCCGAAAGGTTGAGGGTACGCCTTGGATCTTGCTTTCAAAAGCCAAGTTCAGCAGCTTATTAAGTGAAGGGACGACGATGTTCGGCGTCAATGTCTTGCTTATTATCGCCATTTATCTCGTCATAACACGCTTGATGGGTAAGCAAGTTGTTGGGTTGACTCAGCCTCTGGACCGATTCTTAGAAGAGAGCCAAGTGGTGCTTAACGACAGTTCTATGGAATTGAAAGAGCATTTTGAATTGGTGCTGCAAGCAAGCCGCAATGGCGTGTTTTGCTCTCGAAGTGGCTTATTAACTCGAGAATACTTTCTGCGTGGTGCTGAGAAGTCTCTTGCGTTAAGCAACAACCCTAAAGCTTGTATCTTCTTTGATATGGATGATTTGAAGTACATTAATGACACTTACGGCCATCTCGCTGGTGATAAGGTGATTGCTCTGTTTGTCGCTGTGTTGAGAGAAACGTTCAACCATAAGCGTGACATTATCGGACGTTTTGGTGGCGATGAGTTCGTGGTGCTAACGCAGGAATATGAAAACAGAAGGGATCTGGAAAGAAAGCTAGAACAATTCTTGAACAAGCTGCAAACGACGGTTGAACGACTGGATCTTAATATTGATTTGTCAGCATCAATCGGTGTCGTGCTTACCGATCGAGCCAGCCGAGATATTGAAACCTTGCTGCACTGCTCGGATATGGCGGTGTATCGCAGCAAGCAATTAGGAAAAGGGCGCTACACGTTTTACCACCCATCGATGGTGGAGATCCCAATCTTCTCATAA